A stretch of Leptospira perdikensis DNA encodes these proteins:
- a CDS encoding Fur family transcriptional regulator → MLAFEEYLKEKGLKITNQRLLVAQKIFSSHNHFTAEGLLDELKDNKDRISKATIYRILAIMVEAGLLEEHDFGKDYKYYEHIIGHEHHDHIICMQCGRIVEFVDERIEELQNKAASENGFTITGHSLNIFGNCLNFANCEHKIKK, encoded by the coding sequence ATGCTCGCATTTGAAGAGTATCTAAAAGAAAAAGGACTGAAAATTACCAATCAACGTTTGTTAGTTGCACAAAAGATTTTTTCTTCACATAACCATTTTACCGCAGAAGGTCTTTTGGATGAATTAAAGGACAATAAGGATCGTATCTCTAAAGCAACTATCTACAGAATCCTTGCGATTATGGTAGAGGCTGGATTATTAGAAGAACATGATTTTGGTAAAGATTATAAATACTACGAACATATCATTGGCCACGAACATCATGACCATATCATTTGTATGCAATGTGGTCGCATCGTTGAGTTTGTTGATGAACGGATTGAAGAACTACAAAACAAAGCGGCTTCTGAAAATGGTTTTACCATCACTGGGCATAGTTTGAATATTTTTGGTAATTGTTTGAATTTTGCAAATTGTGAACACAAAATCAAAAAATAG
- the tgt gene encoding tRNA guanosine(34) transglycosylase Tgt, translated as MSSIFKESSKDPGSYARTGTLHLNGIQIETPIFMPVGTRGSIKSLSSSDIDELGYHLILANTYHLYLKPGKEVLDHFHGLKNFMSYKRALLTDSGGFQVFSLASLFKFEEDGVRFQSHIDGSHHKFTPASVIDMQRSIGSDIMMVLDDCAPYGSDLRRLELALDRTHRWAKESYEYWMERPNGQNVFPIVQGGVNESLRKRSLDTLQNINFPGIAIGGLSVGEPRPEYIRILECMAPYFDQARPRYLMGVGTVVDILEGVKNGVDMFDCVLPTRNARNGQVFTSFGKLNLRNESHRLADGPIDPECGCKVCTTYSLGYIRHLHKVKELTAFSLSTYHNLYFMQSFMEKMRKSIKIGNFQGFYDHWKNLFGS; from the coding sequence GTGTCTTCTATTTTTAAAGAAAGTTCAAAAGACCCCGGCTCTTATGCAAGAACCGGAACTCTCCACCTAAATGGAATCCAAATCGAAACACCCATCTTTATGCCGGTGGGAACACGTGGAAGTATCAAGTCTCTTTCTTCCTCGGATATTGATGAACTGGGTTATCATCTAATTCTTGCCAATACCTACCACCTATATCTAAAACCTGGAAAGGAAGTCTTAGATCATTTTCATGGTCTAAAAAATTTCATGTCTTATAAAAGGGCCTTACTCACAGATTCCGGTGGGTTCCAGGTTTTTAGCCTCGCTAGTCTTTTTAAATTTGAAGAAGATGGAGTTCGGTTCCAATCCCATATTGATGGGAGCCATCATAAGTTCACACCTGCCTCTGTCATTGATATGCAACGTTCGATTGGTTCCGATATTATGATGGTCCTTGATGATTGTGCACCTTATGGGAGTGATCTGAGACGATTGGAGTTGGCTCTGGACAGAACGCACCGATGGGCCAAAGAATCTTATGAATATTGGATGGAAAGACCCAATGGTCAGAATGTTTTCCCCATAGTTCAGGGGGGAGTCAATGAATCCCTTAGAAAACGAAGTTTAGATACATTACAAAATATAAATTTTCCCGGAATTGCCATTGGAGGCTTAAGTGTGGGGGAACCCCGGCCAGAATACATTCGTATTTTAGAATGTATGGCACCTTATTTTGACCAGGCGCGACCTCGTTATCTTATGGGTGTGGGAACCGTTGTTGATATCCTGGAAGGAGTTAAGAATGGTGTGGACATGTTTGACTGTGTGTTGCCAACAAGGAACGCTAGAAATGGCCAAGTGTTCACTTCTTTTGGCAAACTCAACTTAAGAAATGAAAGCCATCGATTGGCTGATGGACCTATTGACCCGGAATGTGGGTGTAAGGTATGCACAACATATAGTCTTGGCTACATTCGCCACTTACATAAGGTAAAGGAGCTGACTGCATTCTCGCTCTCAACGTATCATAACTTATATTTTATGCAGAGCTTCATGGAAAAGATGCGAAAGTCCATAAAAATAGGCAATTTTCAGGGTTTTTATGACCATTGGAAAAATTTGTTTGGTAGCTAA
- a CDS encoding STAS domain-containing protein → MEITRREKDKIVVLDINGEIDLYNAPEIKDVIAKLIEEQKYCIVINLEKVSYIDSSGIGALISSLSNLKKYQGGLKIINVAGSVRKVFELTKLTSFFEIFDSEDEAVTAFK, encoded by the coding sequence ATGGAAATCACCAGAAGGGAAAAAGATAAAATCGTAGTCCTCGATATTAACGGGGAAATCGACCTTTATAACGCGCCTGAGATCAAGGATGTAATTGCCAAATTGATCGAAGAACAAAAGTATTGCATCGTCATCAATCTCGAGAAGGTATCCTACATCGACTCTTCCGGAATTGGAGCATTAATTTCAAGTTTGTCCAACTTGAAGAAATACCAAGGTGGGCTTAAAATCATCAACGTAGCCGGTTCCGTTCGTAAGGTATTTGAACTGACTAAGTTGACTTCATTTTTTGAAATTTTCGACAGCGAAGACGAAGCCGTCACAGCTTTCAAGTAA